Proteins co-encoded in one Medicago truncatula cultivar Jemalong A17 chromosome 8, MtrunA17r5.0-ANR, whole genome shotgun sequence genomic window:
- the LOC11446397 gene encoding uncharacterized protein, which translates to MVTRRRLVATTSDDDEDNAPPPTTSYLEDKRKMKLQEEEKMKPSDEAEKEEEEEQSSEEEEEEEEEESPVEDAKPIGEPVRFSGKGRGRKNHFQSFDFDGDQYSLEDPVLLVPEVKDQKPYVAIIKDITQSINGNGSLMITGQWFYRPDEAEKKGGGSWQSVDTRELFYSFHRDEVPAESVMHKCVVHFVPIHKQLPNRKVHPGFIVQKVYDTDELKLWKLTDKDYQDNNQQEIDELVQKTRQRLGELPDIKTDEAAADQEDLIRNRRNFKKGISAIDVSREDETSRKSLHSLKPGTPGSCPVITTEPQRILVNFNALTGDSHRDKGLAMLLQNVQYLFDTDESKKKENKCGDRSDAINNEGNDKSVGIANESKDKVPKNCKSFVWPDVAVPAVVALEKALYHTFSSDYQKYTQKLRQLVFNLKNNAFLLRRLLNGELEPSKILNMTPTELKEGLTAEEISKDEPDEPQHMQMTDARCKICDEQKVGVRDIIRAGYADRYMLECIACGHSWSASRDAVSVLTLDASDSKRNVGTAPWATAKFDVGKKLASPRESDKTNDIFMPPVSRKDENIEVSRRAD; encoded by the exons ATGGTTACTCGACGACGATTAGTAGCAACAACAAGTGACGACGACGAAGACAACGCACCACCGCCGACTACTTCCTACCTCGAAGACAAAAGGAAGATGAAGctccaagaagaagaaaaaatgaagcCGAGTGACGAGGCTGAGAAGGAGGAAGAAGAGGAACAGTCcagcgaagaagaagaagaagaggaagaggaagaatcTCCAGTTGAAGACGCTAAACCCATTGGTGAACCCGTTAGGTTTTCTGGAAAAGGAAGAGgcagaaaaaatcattttcagtCCTTTGACTTCGATGGAGACCAATACTCACTC GAGGACCCTGTGCTTCTTGTGCCCGAGGTTAAAGATCAAAAGCCGTATGTCGCAATTATCAAG gacATCACACAATCCATAAATGGAAATGGAAGCTTGATGATCACAGGGCAGTGGTTCTACCGTCCAGATGAAGCAGAAAAAAAGGGAGGTGGTAGCTGgcaatccgttgacaccagagAGCTGTTTTATAGTTTCCACCGAGATGAGGTTCCTGCAGAATCTGTTATGCATAAGTGTGTGGTGCATTTTGTCCCCATACACAAACAGCTTCCAAATCGTAAGGTACATCCCGGGTTCATAGTGCAGAAGGTGTATGACACAGATGAATTGAAACTGTGGAAATTAACTGATAAGGACTATCAAGACAATAATCAACAAGAAATTGATGAGCTTGTTCAGAAAACTCGTCAACGGTTGGGTGAACTACCTGACATCAAGACTGATGAAGCTGCTGCTGATCAGGAAGATCTTATTAGAAATAGAAGAAACTTTAAGAAGGGTATTTCAGCTATTGATGTTTCAAGGGAGGATGAAACATCTCGAAAGAGTCTCCACTCTCTGAAACCTGGAACACCAGGGAGTTGTCCAGTTATTACCACAGAGCCTCAGCGCATATTAGTGAATTTTAATGCGTTAACAGGAGATAGCCATCGTGACAAGGGTTTGGCGATGTTGCTTCAAAATGTTCAATACTTGTTTGACACTGATGAgagcaaaaagaaagaaaacaaatgcGGTGACCGCTCTGATGCTATTAACAATGAAGGCAATGACAAAAGTGTAGGAATAGCAAATGAATCTAAAGACAAAGTTCCGAAG AATTGCAAGTCTTTTGTCTGGCCAGATGTTGCTGTTCCAGCTGTAGTAGCTCTGGAGAAGGCTCTATACCATACATTTTCATCAGATTATCAAAAGTACACCCAAAAGTTACGACAGCTAGTCTTTAATCTCAAG AACAATGCATTTCTGTTACGCCGTTTATTAAATGGAGAGCTAGAACCTtcaaaaatattgaatatgACACCTACTGAATTGAAG GAGGGTTTGACTGCTGAGGAAATATCCAAGGATGAGCCCGATGAGCCACAACACATGCAG ATGACAGATGCTCGCTGCAAAATTTGCGATGAGCAAAAAGTTGGCGTGAGGGATATTATCCGTGCAGGATATGCTGACCGATATATG CTGGAATGCATAGCTTGTGGTCATTCCTGGTCTGCCTCTCGTGATGCGGTGTCTGTGCTAACCTTAGATGCATCAGACTCAAAAAGAAATGTAGGCACAGCCCCATGGGCAACTGCGAAATTTGATGTTGGGAAGAAGCTGGCGAGTCCCCGTGAATCTGACAAGACCAATGACATCTTTATGCCGCCTGTTTCCAGGAAAGATGAAAACATCGAAGTTTCAAGACGTGCTGACTAG
- the LOC25502050 gene encoding uncharacterized protein codes for MDAANGRIWIGWNPKFWDVKFDASCVQAIHCEVIHLNSNICFNLVAVYAFKTQEQRKGLWKFINDICNKTSGNLLIGGDFNSVLLVDDRLNGNLVTQQEIQDFADCMLTNNLSEVRTIGDYYTWCNNQASNDGIYSKIDRFLANTNWLHSFSNVVGEVYPKGVSDHCHISLDLAYPSSTRNTPFRFLNVLTEHHMFPSLIQEKWGHNLHSNQLINIWFKLKALKKELKELNTKYFQGITKKIEDARNALATAQKQLNTDPLNSDFIEVEKGCMSSLEMWRTIEEKIWLQKSRANWIQLGDSNTKFFHAYVMR; via the coding sequence ATGGATGCAGCAAATGGAAGAATTTGGATTGGTTGGAACCCAAAATTTTGGGATGTTAAATTTGATGCATCTTGTGTCCAAGCTATACATTGTGAAGTGATTCATTTAAATTCTAACATTTGTTTTAACCTGGTTGCTGTGTATGCATTTAAAACCCAAGAACAAAGGAAGGGGTTGTGGAAATTTATTAATGACATATGTAATAAGACTTCTGGGAACTTGCTAATTGGTGGTGATTTCAATAGTGTATTGTTGGTTGATGATAGGTTGAATGGTAATCTGGTTACTCAACAGGAAATTCAAGATTTTGCAGATTGTATGCTCACTAATAATCTTTCAGAGGTAAGAACTATAGGTGATTATTACACTTGGTGCAATAACCAAGCAAGCAATGACGGAATCTATTCTAAGATAGATAGGTTTCTTGCTAACACTAATTGGTTACATAGTTTCAGTAATGTAGTGGGTGAAGTATATCCTAAAGGAGTATCTGATCACTGTCATATAAGCTTGGATCTTGCTTATCCTTCTTCCACTAGAAATACCCCATTCAGATTTCTTAATGTTTTGACTGAACATCACATGTTTCCAAGCTTGATACAAGAAAAATGGGGTCATAATCTACACTCTAATCAGttaataaatatatggttcaaGTTGAAGGCTTTGAAGAAAGAGTTGAAAGAGTTAAATACTAAGTACTTTCAAGgtattaccaaaaaaattgaagatgcGAGAAATGCTCTGGCTACCGCTCAAAAACAACTTAACACTGATCCTCTGAATTCTGACTTCATTGAAGTGGAAAAAGGTTGTATGTCATCTCTTGAAATGTGGCGCACAATTGAAGAAAAGATATGGCTTCAGAAATCTAGAGCAAACTGGATCCAACTTGGGGATTCTAATACAAAATTCTTTCATGCCTatgtgatgagataa
- the LOC11437281 gene encoding uncharacterized protein, producing the protein MVTISSDDSPSPSHHRKRKRLMKLQEDEDEDDYVYEKKEKEEEEEPPLEDAKPIGKPVRVSRRGKNKINHFHSFEFDGNQYTLEDTVLLEPDGKDEKAYVAIIKDITQSPNDTLMITGQWFYRPYEAEKKGGGTWQSNETRELYYSFHQDAVPAESVKHTCVVHFVPIHKQLPNRKQHPGFVVQKVYDIETMKLWNLTDKDYKDDKQKEIDELVLKTIQRLGELPDIETDETPAGQEDLMKNKRDFKKKSISSLDLSKEKEASRKSVQSLEPEIPGKRVANTSEHYRVLVKFNALTGDAHRDKCLETLLQNVQYLFDTDDNMKKKDKGSDNSDAINNGGNSKSLEIANECKGKVLKNSKPFVWPDVAVPAVVAVEKASHDAFSSDDQKYRQKLRQLAFNLKNNAFLLRRLLNGELEPSQILNMTPTELKEGLTAEELPKNEPDEQQHMQMTDASCKLCTERKVGVRDIIRAGLADRYMLECIACGHSWSASCDAVSVLTLDASDSKRNAGTASWVTAKFEDAEKKKKLVGTHESDDYDFFMPPVSRNH; encoded by the exons ATGGTAACAATTAGCAGTGACGATTCACCTTCTCCTTCTCACCACCGCAAAAGGAAGAGGCTGATGAAACtgcaagaagatgaagatgaagatgattacGTTTACgagaagaaggagaaagaagaagaagaggagccGCCTTTGGAGGATGCTAAACCCATTGGCAAACCAGTTAGGGTTTCCAGAAgaggaaaaaacaaaatcaatcattttcattCCTTTGAATTTGATGGAAACCAGTACACACTT GAGGATACTGTGCTTCTTGAGCCTGATGGTAAAGATGAAAAGGCGTATGTGGCCATTATCAAG GACATTACACAATCCCCCAATGACACCTTAATGATCACAGGTCAGTGGTTTTACCGTCCATATGAAGCAGAGAAAAAAGGAGGTGGTACCTGGCAATCAAATGAGACGAGAGAGTTATATTATAGTTTCCACCAAGACGCTGTTCCTGCAGAATCTGTTAAGCATACGTGTGTGGTGCATTTTGTTCCCATACACAAACAACTTCCAAATCGTAAGCAGCATCCCGGGTTTGTGGTGCAGAAGGTGTATGACATAGAAACAATGAAATTGTGGAATCTAACTGATAAGGACTACAAGGAcgataaacaaaaagaaattgatgaGCTTGTTCTGAAAACCATTCAACGTTTGGGTGAACTACCTGACATTGAGACTGATGAAACTCCTGCTGGTCAGGAAGAtctgatgaaaaataaaagagacttCAAGAAAAAGAGTATTTCATCTCTTGATTTATCAAAGGAGAAGGAAGCATCTCGAAAGAGTGTCCAATCTCTGGAACCTGAAATACCAGGAAAACGTGTAGCTAATACCTCAGAGCATTATCGTGTATTAGTGAAATTTAACGCACTAACAGGAGATGCCCATCGTGACAAATGTTTGGAGACACTCCTTCAGAATGTTCAATACTTGTTTGACACCGATGAcaacatgaagaaaaaagacaaaGGGAGTGACAATTCTGATGCTATCAACAATGGAGGAAATAGCAAAAGTTTAGAAATCGCAAATGAATGTAAAGGCAAAGTTCTGAAG AATTCCAAGCCTTTTGTCTGGCCAGATGTTGCTGTTCCAGCTGTAGTTGCTGTGGAGAAAGCTTCGCATGATGCATTTTCATCAGATGATCAGAAGTACAGACAAAAGCTACGACAGTTAGCATTTAATCTCAAG AACAATGCATTTCTGTTACGGCGTTTATTAAATGGAGAGCTAGAACCTTCACAAATATTGAATATGACACCTACGGAGTTGAAG GAAGGTTTGACTGCTGAGGAATTACCCAAGAATGAGCCCGATGAACAACAACACATGCAG ATGACAGATGCTAGTTGCAAACTTTGCACAGAGCGTAAAGTGGGTGTAAGGGATATTATTCGTGCAGGACTTGCTGACCGATATATG CTGGAATGTATCGCCTGTGGTCATTCTTGGTCTGCCTCTTGTGATGCGGTGTCTGTGCTGACATTAGATGCATCAGATTCAAAAAGAAATGCAGGCACAGCCTCATGGGTCACTGCAAAATTTGAAGATgctgagaagaagaagaagctggTGGGTACTCATGAATCTGACGATTATGACTTCTTTATGCCGCCTGTATCCAGAAACCATTGA
- the LOC11446398 gene encoding 5-amino-6-(5-phospho-D-ribitylamino)uracil phosphatase, chloroplastic, with protein MVDSIATTSLLGHRPVCGGNLIRDVSAKRKSLNICRFTPAEFLGGRVVVSLPLTKSKQDGFLSCSSIKALAVELTREAYAYREDKLPKKGNSKIDGGFDRKPGLWPPENRADKPSLRNPLLRQERMGCGWLGAIFEWEGVLIEENPDLEKQAWLVLAQEEGKLSPPGFVIKRIEGMKNEQAISEVLCWSRDRTETRRMANRKEEIYQALQGGIYSLMPGSKEFVGVLMHYKIPMALVSTRPRKVIESAMGEVGIVENFSVIVAAEDVHRGKPDPEMFEYAAQLLNFIPERCIVFGNSNLTVEAAHDARMKCVAVASKHPVYELGAADLVVRRLDELSVVDLKNLAAVETSEFGSPEPELEMELEKDDSDTSSVDESFW; from the coding sequence ATGGTTGATTCAATTGCTACAACTTCACTTCTCGGCCACCGTCCTGTTTGTGGTGGAAATTTGATTAGGGATGTATCTGCGAAGAGGAAATCTTTGAACATTTGTAGGTTTACACCAGCTGAGTTTCTTGGTGGAAGGGTTGTTGTTTCACTACCTTTGACTAAATCGAAACAAGATGGGTTTTTGTCGTGTTCGTCAATTAAGGCCCTTGCTGTCGAGCTTACAAGAGAAGCATATGCTTATAGAGAAGATAAGTTGCCAAAGAAAGGTAATAGTAAGATTGATGGTGGATTTGATCGAAAACCTGGTTTGTGGCCACCGGAAAATAGAGCAGATAAGCCTTCGCTTAGAAACCCTTTGCTTCGACAAGAGAGGATGGGATGTGGTTGGTTGGGTGCTATATTTGAGTGGGAGGGGGTTCTTATTGAGGAGAACCCTGATTTAGAGAAGCAAGCTTGGCTTGTCCTCGCTCAAGAAGAAGGAAAACTCTCTCCTCCTGGTTTTGTAATCAAGAGAATTGAAGGTATGAAAAATGAACAGGCAATTTCTGAAGTGCTGTGTTGGTCTAGGGACCGGACTGAGACGAGAAGAATGGCTAACAGAAAGGAAGAAATCTACCAAGCTTTACAAGGCGGGATATATAGTCTCATGCCTGGGTCTAAAGAGTTTGTCGGTGTTTTGATGCATTATAAGATACCGATGGCTTTGGTTTCCACACGGCCTAGAAAGGTTATTGAGTCTGCTATGGGGGAAGTTGGTATTGTAGAAAATTTCAGTGTTATTGTTGCAGCAGAGGATGTTCACAGGGGAAAGCCTGATCCAGAAATGTTTGAGTATGCAGCCCAGCTTTTGAACTTCATACCTGAGAGGTGCATTGTGTTTGGAAACTCAAATCTGACAGTGGAGGCTGCACATGATGCACGGATGAAGTGTGTTGCTGTGGCTAGCAAGCATCCCGTGTATGAGCTTGGGGCTGCAGACTTGGTTGTGAGGCGTCTGGACGAGCTTTCAGTGGTTGATTTGAAGAATTTGGCAGCCGTTGAAACATCTGAATTTGGGTCTCCAGAGCCTGAGTTAGAGATGGAGTTGGAAAAAGATGATTCTGATACATCATCTGTTGACGAAAGTTTCTGGTAA